A part of Numida meleagris isolate 19003 breed g44 Domestic line chromosome 27, NumMel1.0, whole genome shotgun sequence genomic DNA contains:
- the MIER2 gene encoding mesoderm induction early response protein 2 isoform X4 encodes MAEASVGRQSPRVVPYPAHSLCPGEPGLQSAAVVSMGSADHRLNLAEILSQNYGVREEREEEDDTQEKQKSLEELEKSFSASQSSEMPFEELLALYGYEASDPISEQDSESNDITPNLPDMTLDKEQIAKDLLSGEEEETQSSADDLTPSVTSHDASDLFPNQPGSNNFLADEDKEPCSSPCASSMAEESEEDSMPSSECKKDISIGPQFQATVPVLHLNRHSEKVLFLLAYENEDQLLWDPNILPEREVEEFLYRAVKRRWDELSSSSLPEGEMVKDNEQALYELVKCNFNAEEALRRLRFNVKVIRDELCAWSEEECRNFEHGFRVHGKNFHLIQANKVRTRSVGECVEYYYMWKKSERYDYFTQQTRLGRKKYVLHPGATDYTDNDLDGGEVENASRSRSSPPIPSATSCLDSHFGQDQLAIESTEPLSVESTACSLGSMSESGQGYECSTPSETNCSFDPAEETSSGTLSASCTRHTVTPSDTGLFALPPAGPGLAEKQETLQSSGETITMDFTLPADINEGLPLIAGPVDLDRDPEAAVAPAQVSLSVTDFGLIGIGDVNSFLSAHQACSAPVARSEPLSQ; translated from the exons ATGGCGGAG GCCTCGGTGGGCAGGCAGAGCCCGAGGGTGGTACCATACCCAGCCCACAGCCTATGTCCTGGAGAGCCCGGCCTTCAGAGCGCAGCAG TTGTGTCAATGGGCTCAGCTGATCATCGACTGAACCTAGCAGAGATCCTCTCACAGAACTATGGTGTAcgggaagaaagggaagaagaagatgatactcaggagaaacagaagtctttagaagagctggagaagagctTCAGTGCCTCTCAG AGCAGTGAAATGCCATTTGAGGAGCTGCTTGCACTTTATGGCTATGAGGCATCCGATCCCATTTCAGAGCAGGACAGCGAGAGCAATGACATTACTCCAAACCTCCCAGATATGACTCTGGATAAG GAACAAATAGCGAAGGATTTGCTTtcaggggaagaagaggagacGCAGTCTTCAGCTGACGATCTGACTCCATCCGTCACGTCCCACGATGCATCAGACCTATTCCCAAACCAGCCTGGCT CAAATAACTTCCTTGCTGATGAAGACAAAGAGCCCTGTTCATCTCCATGTGCTTCCTCCATGGCTGAGGAATCGGAGGAGGACTCCATGCCATCTAGCGAGTGTAAGAAG GACATCAGTATTGGACCTCAGTTCCAAGCCACCGTTCCCGTCCTCCACTTAAACAGGCACAGTGAGAAAG tgctttttctgttaGCCTATGAAAATGAAGATCAGCTGCTTTGGGACCCAAACATCCTACCTGAAAGAGAGGTTGAAGAGTTCCTATACCGTGCAGTGAAGCGGCGGTGGGACGAGCTGTCTAGCAGCAGCCTGCCAGAAGGAGAGATGGTGAAAGACAACGAACAG GCTTTGTATGAGCTGGTTAAATGCAACTTCAATGCAGAAGAGGCATTGCGGAGGTTACGGTTCAATGTGAAGGTGATCAGAG atGAGCTTTGTGCCTGGAGTGAAGAAGAATGTAGAAATTTTGAACATGGCTTCAGGGTCCATGGGAAAAACTTTCACCTTATCCAGGCAAACAAG GTCCGCACCCGGTCGGTGGGCGAGTGCGTGGAGTATTACTACATGTGGAAAAAGTCCGAGCGCTACGACTACTTCACCCAGCAGACTCGTTTAGGAAGGAAGAAGTACGTCCTCCACCCTGGAGCCAC GGATTACACCGACAACGATTTGGATGGGGGTGAGGTAGAAAACGCCAGTCGCTCTCGGAGCTCCCCACCCATTCCCTCTGCCACCAGCTGCCTGGACTCTCACTTTGGCCAAGACCAGCTAGCAATTGAGAGCACAG AGCCCCTGAGCGTGgagagcacagcctgcagcctggGCAGCATGAGTGAATCGGGACAGGGCTACGAGTGCAGTACTCCTTCAGAGACGAATTGTTCCTTTGACCCCGCAGAGGAGACCTCCTCGGGCAccctctctgcttcctgcacACGGCATACTGTCACCCCCTCGGACACGGGGCTCTTTGCTTTGCCACCAGCAGGACCGGGACTGGCAGAGAAGCAGGAGACGTTACAAAGCTCTGGTGAGACGATAACCATGGACTTCACTCTCCCTGCAGACATTAACGAGGGTTTGCCTTTAATTGCTGGCCCTGTGGATTTGGACAGAGACCCAGAGGCGGCGGTGGCCCCTGCGCAAGTGTCCTTATCGGTCACAGATTTTGGCCTCATTGGCATCGGAGATGTAAATAGTTTCCTGAGTGCTCATCAGGCCTGCTCAGCACCCGTGGCTCGGTCAGAGCCTTTGTCACAGTGA
- the MIER2 gene encoding mesoderm induction early response protein 2 isoform X3 codes for MAEASVGRQSPRVVPYPAHSLCPGEPGLQSAAVVSMGSADHRLNLAEILSQNYGVREEREEEDDTQEKQKSLEELEKSFSASQLLLFSVIVPCLMKLCPPLAQSSEMPFEELLALYGYEASDPISEQDSESNDITPNLPDMTLDKEQIAKDLLSGEEEETQSSADDLTPSVTSHDASDLFPNQPGSNNFLADEDKEPCSSPCASSMAEESEEDSMPSSECKKDISIGPQFQATVPVLHLNRHSEKVLFLLAYENEDQLLWDPNILPEREVEEFLYRAVKRRWDELSSSSLPEGEMVKDNEQALYELVKCNFNAEEALRRLRFNVKVIRDELCAWSEEECRNFEHGFRVHGKNFHLIQANKVRTRSVGECVEYYYMWKKSERYDYFTQQTRLGRKKDYTDNDLDGGEVENASRSRSSPPIPSATSCLDSHFGQDQLAIESTEPLSVESTACSLGSMSESGQGYECSTPSETNCSFDPAEETSSGTLSASCTRHTVTPSDTGLFALPPAGPGLAEKQETLQSSGETITMDFTLPADINEGLPLIAGPVDLDRDPEAAVAPAQVSLSVTDFGLIGIGDVNSFLSAHQACSAPVARSEPLSQ; via the exons ATGGCGGAG GCCTCGGTGGGCAGGCAGAGCCCGAGGGTGGTACCATACCCAGCCCACAGCCTATGTCCTGGAGAGCCCGGCCTTCAGAGCGCAGCAG TTGTGTCAATGGGCTCAGCTGATCATCGACTGAACCTAGCAGAGATCCTCTCACAGAACTATGGTGTAcgggaagaaagggaagaagaagatgatactcaggagaaacagaagtctttagaagagctggagaagagctTCAGTGCCTCTCAG ctgctgttgttcTCGGTGATTGTTCCATGCCTGATGAAGCTTTGTCCTCCTCTCGCTCAGAGCAGTGAAATGCCATTTGAGGAGCTGCTTGCACTTTATGGCTATGAGGCATCCGATCCCATTTCAGAGCAGGACAGCGAGAGCAATGACATTACTCCAAACCTCCCAGATATGACTCTGGATAAG GAACAAATAGCGAAGGATTTGCTTtcaggggaagaagaggagacGCAGTCTTCAGCTGACGATCTGACTCCATCCGTCACGTCCCACGATGCATCAGACCTATTCCCAAACCAGCCTGGCT CAAATAACTTCCTTGCTGATGAAGACAAAGAGCCCTGTTCATCTCCATGTGCTTCCTCCATGGCTGAGGAATCGGAGGAGGACTCCATGCCATCTAGCGAGTGTAAGAAG GACATCAGTATTGGACCTCAGTTCCAAGCCACCGTTCCCGTCCTCCACTTAAACAGGCACAGTGAGAAAG tgctttttctgttaGCCTATGAAAATGAAGATCAGCTGCTTTGGGACCCAAACATCCTACCTGAAAGAGAGGTTGAAGAGTTCCTATACCGTGCAGTGAAGCGGCGGTGGGACGAGCTGTCTAGCAGCAGCCTGCCAGAAGGAGAGATGGTGAAAGACAACGAACAG GCTTTGTATGAGCTGGTTAAATGCAACTTCAATGCAGAAGAGGCATTGCGGAGGTTACGGTTCAATGTGAAGGTGATCAGAG atGAGCTTTGTGCCTGGAGTGAAGAAGAATGTAGAAATTTTGAACATGGCTTCAGGGTCCATGGGAAAAACTTTCACCTTATCCAGGCAAACAAG GTCCGCACCCGGTCGGTGGGCGAGTGCGTGGAGTATTACTACATGTGGAAAAAGTCCGAGCGCTACGACTACTTCACCCAGCAGACTCGTTTAGGAAGGAAGAA GGATTACACCGACAACGATTTGGATGGGGGTGAGGTAGAAAACGCCAGTCGCTCTCGGAGCTCCCCACCCATTCCCTCTGCCACCAGCTGCCTGGACTCTCACTTTGGCCAAGACCAGCTAGCAATTGAGAGCACAG AGCCCCTGAGCGTGgagagcacagcctgcagcctggGCAGCATGAGTGAATCGGGACAGGGCTACGAGTGCAGTACTCCTTCAGAGACGAATTGTTCCTTTGACCCCGCAGAGGAGACCTCCTCGGGCAccctctctgcttcctgcacACGGCATACTGTCACCCCCTCGGACACGGGGCTCTTTGCTTTGCCACCAGCAGGACCGGGACTGGCAGAGAAGCAGGAGACGTTACAAAGCTCTGGTGAGACGATAACCATGGACTTCACTCTCCCTGCAGACATTAACGAGGGTTTGCCTTTAATTGCTGGCCCTGTGGATTTGGACAGAGACCCAGAGGCGGCGGTGGCCCCTGCGCAAGTGTCCTTATCGGTCACAGATTTTGGCCTCATTGGCATCGGAGATGTAAATAGTTTCCTGAGTGCTCATCAGGCCTGCTCAGCACCCGTGGCTCGGTCAGAGCCTTTGTCACAGTGA
- the MIER2 gene encoding mesoderm induction early response protein 2 isoform X1 yields MAEASVGRQSPRVVPYPAHSLCPGEPGLQSAAVVSMGSADHRLNLAEILSQNYGVREEREEEDDTQEKQKSLEELEKSFSASQLLLFSVIVPCLMKLCPPLAQSSEMPFEELLALYGYEASDPISEQDSESNDITPNLPDMTLDKEQIAKDLLSGEEEETQSSADDLTPSVTSHDASDLFPNQPGSNNFLADEDKEPCSSPCASSMAEESEEDSMPSSECKKDISIGPQFQATVPVLHLNRHSEKVLFLLAYENEDQLLWDPNILPEREVEEFLYRAVKRRWDELSSSSLPEGEMVKDNEQALYELVKCNFNAEEALRRLRFNVKVIRDELCAWSEEECRNFEHGFRVHGKNFHLIQANKVRTRSVGECVEYYYMWKKSERYDYFTQQTRLGRKKYVLHPGATDYTDNDLDGGEVENASRSRSSPPIPSATSCLDSHFGQDQLAIESTEPLSVESTACSLGSMSESGQGYECSTPSETNCSFDPAEETSSGTLSASCTRHTVTPSDTGLFALPPAGPGLAEKQETLQSSGETITMDFTLPADINEGLPLIAGPVDLDRDPEAAVAPAQVSLSVTDFGLIGIGDVNSFLSAHQACSAPVARSEPLSQ; encoded by the exons ATGGCGGAG GCCTCGGTGGGCAGGCAGAGCCCGAGGGTGGTACCATACCCAGCCCACAGCCTATGTCCTGGAGAGCCCGGCCTTCAGAGCGCAGCAG TTGTGTCAATGGGCTCAGCTGATCATCGACTGAACCTAGCAGAGATCCTCTCACAGAACTATGGTGTAcgggaagaaagggaagaagaagatgatactcaggagaaacagaagtctttagaagagctggagaagagctTCAGTGCCTCTCAG ctgctgttgttcTCGGTGATTGTTCCATGCCTGATGAAGCTTTGTCCTCCTCTCGCTCAGAGCAGTGAAATGCCATTTGAGGAGCTGCTTGCACTTTATGGCTATGAGGCATCCGATCCCATTTCAGAGCAGGACAGCGAGAGCAATGACATTACTCCAAACCTCCCAGATATGACTCTGGATAAG GAACAAATAGCGAAGGATTTGCTTtcaggggaagaagaggagacGCAGTCTTCAGCTGACGATCTGACTCCATCCGTCACGTCCCACGATGCATCAGACCTATTCCCAAACCAGCCTGGCT CAAATAACTTCCTTGCTGATGAAGACAAAGAGCCCTGTTCATCTCCATGTGCTTCCTCCATGGCTGAGGAATCGGAGGAGGACTCCATGCCATCTAGCGAGTGTAAGAAG GACATCAGTATTGGACCTCAGTTCCAAGCCACCGTTCCCGTCCTCCACTTAAACAGGCACAGTGAGAAAG tgctttttctgttaGCCTATGAAAATGAAGATCAGCTGCTTTGGGACCCAAACATCCTACCTGAAAGAGAGGTTGAAGAGTTCCTATACCGTGCAGTGAAGCGGCGGTGGGACGAGCTGTCTAGCAGCAGCCTGCCAGAAGGAGAGATGGTGAAAGACAACGAACAG GCTTTGTATGAGCTGGTTAAATGCAACTTCAATGCAGAAGAGGCATTGCGGAGGTTACGGTTCAATGTGAAGGTGATCAGAG atGAGCTTTGTGCCTGGAGTGAAGAAGAATGTAGAAATTTTGAACATGGCTTCAGGGTCCATGGGAAAAACTTTCACCTTATCCAGGCAAACAAG GTCCGCACCCGGTCGGTGGGCGAGTGCGTGGAGTATTACTACATGTGGAAAAAGTCCGAGCGCTACGACTACTTCACCCAGCAGACTCGTTTAGGAAGGAAGAAGTACGTCCTCCACCCTGGAGCCAC GGATTACACCGACAACGATTTGGATGGGGGTGAGGTAGAAAACGCCAGTCGCTCTCGGAGCTCCCCACCCATTCCCTCTGCCACCAGCTGCCTGGACTCTCACTTTGGCCAAGACCAGCTAGCAATTGAGAGCACAG AGCCCCTGAGCGTGgagagcacagcctgcagcctggGCAGCATGAGTGAATCGGGACAGGGCTACGAGTGCAGTACTCCTTCAGAGACGAATTGTTCCTTTGACCCCGCAGAGGAGACCTCCTCGGGCAccctctctgcttcctgcacACGGCATACTGTCACCCCCTCGGACACGGGGCTCTTTGCTTTGCCACCAGCAGGACCGGGACTGGCAGAGAAGCAGGAGACGTTACAAAGCTCTGGTGAGACGATAACCATGGACTTCACTCTCCCTGCAGACATTAACGAGGGTTTGCCTTTAATTGCTGGCCCTGTGGATTTGGACAGAGACCCAGAGGCGGCGGTGGCCCCTGCGCAAGTGTCCTTATCGGTCACAGATTTTGGCCTCATTGGCATCGGAGATGTAAATAGTTTCCTGAGTGCTCATCAGGCCTGCTCAGCACCCGTGGCTCGGTCAGAGCCTTTGTCACAGTGA
- the MIER2 gene encoding mesoderm induction early response protein 2 isoform X6, producing MPFEELLALYGYEASDPISEQDSESNDITPNLPDMTLDKEQIAKDLLSGEEEETQSSADDLTPSVTSHDASDLFPNQPGSNNFLADEDKEPCSSPCASSMAEESEEDSMPSSECKKDISIGPQFQATVPVLHLNRHSEKVLFLLAYENEDQLLWDPNILPEREVEEFLYRAVKRRWDELSSSSLPEGEMVKDNEQALYELVKCNFNAEEALRRLRFNVKVIRDELCAWSEEECRNFEHGFRVHGKNFHLIQANKVRTRSVGECVEYYYMWKKSERYDYFTQQTRLGRKKYVLHPGATDYTDNDLDGGEVENASRSRSSPPIPSATSCLDSHFGQDQLAIESTEPLSVESTACSLGSMSESGQGYECSTPSETNCSFDPAEETSSGTLSASCTRHTVTPSDTGLFALPPAGPGLAEKQETLQSSGETITMDFTLPADINEGLPLIAGPVDLDRDPEAAVAPAQVSLSVTDFGLIGIGDVNSFLSAHQACSAPVARSEPLSQ from the exons ATGCCATTTGAGGAGCTGCTTGCACTTTATGGCTATGAGGCATCCGATCCCATTTCAGAGCAGGACAGCGAGAGCAATGACATTACTCCAAACCTCCCAGATATGACTCTGGATAAG GAACAAATAGCGAAGGATTTGCTTtcaggggaagaagaggagacGCAGTCTTCAGCTGACGATCTGACTCCATCCGTCACGTCCCACGATGCATCAGACCTATTCCCAAACCAGCCTGGCT CAAATAACTTCCTTGCTGATGAAGACAAAGAGCCCTGTTCATCTCCATGTGCTTCCTCCATGGCTGAGGAATCGGAGGAGGACTCCATGCCATCTAGCGAGTGTAAGAAG GACATCAGTATTGGACCTCAGTTCCAAGCCACCGTTCCCGTCCTCCACTTAAACAGGCACAGTGAGAAAG tgctttttctgttaGCCTATGAAAATGAAGATCAGCTGCTTTGGGACCCAAACATCCTACCTGAAAGAGAGGTTGAAGAGTTCCTATACCGTGCAGTGAAGCGGCGGTGGGACGAGCTGTCTAGCAGCAGCCTGCCAGAAGGAGAGATGGTGAAAGACAACGAACAG GCTTTGTATGAGCTGGTTAAATGCAACTTCAATGCAGAAGAGGCATTGCGGAGGTTACGGTTCAATGTGAAGGTGATCAGAG atGAGCTTTGTGCCTGGAGTGAAGAAGAATGTAGAAATTTTGAACATGGCTTCAGGGTCCATGGGAAAAACTTTCACCTTATCCAGGCAAACAAG GTCCGCACCCGGTCGGTGGGCGAGTGCGTGGAGTATTACTACATGTGGAAAAAGTCCGAGCGCTACGACTACTTCACCCAGCAGACTCGTTTAGGAAGGAAGAAGTACGTCCTCCACCCTGGAGCCAC GGATTACACCGACAACGATTTGGATGGGGGTGAGGTAGAAAACGCCAGTCGCTCTCGGAGCTCCCCACCCATTCCCTCTGCCACCAGCTGCCTGGACTCTCACTTTGGCCAAGACCAGCTAGCAATTGAGAGCACAG AGCCCCTGAGCGTGgagagcacagcctgcagcctggGCAGCATGAGTGAATCGGGACAGGGCTACGAGTGCAGTACTCCTTCAGAGACGAATTGTTCCTTTGACCCCGCAGAGGAGACCTCCTCGGGCAccctctctgcttcctgcacACGGCATACTGTCACCCCCTCGGACACGGGGCTCTTTGCTTTGCCACCAGCAGGACCGGGACTGGCAGAGAAGCAGGAGACGTTACAAAGCTCTGGTGAGACGATAACCATGGACTTCACTCTCCCTGCAGACATTAACGAGGGTTTGCCTTTAATTGCTGGCCCTGTGGATTTGGACAGAGACCCAGAGGCGGCGGTGGCCCCTGCGCAAGTGTCCTTATCGGTCACAGATTTTGGCCTCATTGGCATCGGAGATGTAAATAGTTTCCTGAGTGCTCATCAGGCCTGCTCAGCACCCGTGGCTCGGTCAGAGCCTTTGTCACAGTGA
- the MIER2 gene encoding mesoderm induction early response protein 2 isoform X2 — protein MAEASVGRQSPRVVPYPAHSLCPGEPGLQSAAVVSMGSADHRLNLAEILSQNYGVREEREEEDDTQEKQKSLEELEKSFSASQLLLFSVIVPCLMKLCPPLAQSSEMPFEELLALYGYEASDPISEQDSESNDITPNLPDMTLDKEQIAKDLLSGEEEETQSSADDLTPSVTSHDASDLFPNQPGSNNFLADEDKEPCSSPCASSMAEESEEDSMPSSECKKDISIGPQFQATVPVLHLNRHSEKAYENEDQLLWDPNILPEREVEEFLYRAVKRRWDELSSSSLPEGEMVKDNEQALYELVKCNFNAEEALRRLRFNVKVIRDELCAWSEEECRNFEHGFRVHGKNFHLIQANKVRTRSVGECVEYYYMWKKSERYDYFTQQTRLGRKKYVLHPGATDYTDNDLDGGEVENASRSRSSPPIPSATSCLDSHFGQDQLAIESTEPLSVESTACSLGSMSESGQGYECSTPSETNCSFDPAEETSSGTLSASCTRHTVTPSDTGLFALPPAGPGLAEKQETLQSSGETITMDFTLPADINEGLPLIAGPVDLDRDPEAAVAPAQVSLSVTDFGLIGIGDVNSFLSAHQACSAPVARSEPLSQ, from the exons ATGGCGGAG GCCTCGGTGGGCAGGCAGAGCCCGAGGGTGGTACCATACCCAGCCCACAGCCTATGTCCTGGAGAGCCCGGCCTTCAGAGCGCAGCAG TTGTGTCAATGGGCTCAGCTGATCATCGACTGAACCTAGCAGAGATCCTCTCACAGAACTATGGTGTAcgggaagaaagggaagaagaagatgatactcaggagaaacagaagtctttagaagagctggagaagagctTCAGTGCCTCTCAG ctgctgttgttcTCGGTGATTGTTCCATGCCTGATGAAGCTTTGTCCTCCTCTCGCTCAGAGCAGTGAAATGCCATTTGAGGAGCTGCTTGCACTTTATGGCTATGAGGCATCCGATCCCATTTCAGAGCAGGACAGCGAGAGCAATGACATTACTCCAAACCTCCCAGATATGACTCTGGATAAG GAACAAATAGCGAAGGATTTGCTTtcaggggaagaagaggagacGCAGTCTTCAGCTGACGATCTGACTCCATCCGTCACGTCCCACGATGCATCAGACCTATTCCCAAACCAGCCTGGCT CAAATAACTTCCTTGCTGATGAAGACAAAGAGCCCTGTTCATCTCCATGTGCTTCCTCCATGGCTGAGGAATCGGAGGAGGACTCCATGCCATCTAGCGAGTGTAAGAAG GACATCAGTATTGGACCTCAGTTCCAAGCCACCGTTCCCGTCCTCCACTTAAACAGGCACAGTGAGAAAG CCTATGAAAATGAAGATCAGCTGCTTTGGGACCCAAACATCCTACCTGAAAGAGAGGTTGAAGAGTTCCTATACCGTGCAGTGAAGCGGCGGTGGGACGAGCTGTCTAGCAGCAGCCTGCCAGAAGGAGAGATGGTGAAAGACAACGAACAG GCTTTGTATGAGCTGGTTAAATGCAACTTCAATGCAGAAGAGGCATTGCGGAGGTTACGGTTCAATGTGAAGGTGATCAGAG atGAGCTTTGTGCCTGGAGTGAAGAAGAATGTAGAAATTTTGAACATGGCTTCAGGGTCCATGGGAAAAACTTTCACCTTATCCAGGCAAACAAG GTCCGCACCCGGTCGGTGGGCGAGTGCGTGGAGTATTACTACATGTGGAAAAAGTCCGAGCGCTACGACTACTTCACCCAGCAGACTCGTTTAGGAAGGAAGAAGTACGTCCTCCACCCTGGAGCCAC GGATTACACCGACAACGATTTGGATGGGGGTGAGGTAGAAAACGCCAGTCGCTCTCGGAGCTCCCCACCCATTCCCTCTGCCACCAGCTGCCTGGACTCTCACTTTGGCCAAGACCAGCTAGCAATTGAGAGCACAG AGCCCCTGAGCGTGgagagcacagcctgcagcctggGCAGCATGAGTGAATCGGGACAGGGCTACGAGTGCAGTACTCCTTCAGAGACGAATTGTTCCTTTGACCCCGCAGAGGAGACCTCCTCGGGCAccctctctgcttcctgcacACGGCATACTGTCACCCCCTCGGACACGGGGCTCTTTGCTTTGCCACCAGCAGGACCGGGACTGGCAGAGAAGCAGGAGACGTTACAAAGCTCTGGTGAGACGATAACCATGGACTTCACTCTCCCTGCAGACATTAACGAGGGTTTGCCTTTAATTGCTGGCCCTGTGGATTTGGACAGAGACCCAGAGGCGGCGGTGGCCCCTGCGCAAGTGTCCTTATCGGTCACAGATTTTGGCCTCATTGGCATCGGAGATGTAAATAGTTTCCTGAGTGCTCATCAGGCCTGCTCAGCACCCGTGGCTCGGTCAGAGCCTTTGTCACAGTGA
- the MIER2 gene encoding mesoderm induction early response protein 2 isoform X5, giving the protein MAEASVGRQSPRVVPYPAHSLCPGEPGLQSAAVVSMGSADHRLNLAEILSQNYGVREEREEEDDTQEKQKSLEELEKSFSASQSSEMPFEELLALYGYEASDPISEQDSESNDITPNLPDMTLDKEQIAKDLLSGEEEETQSSADDLTPSVTSHDASDLFPNQPGSNNFLADEDKEPCSSPCASSMAEESEEDSMPSSECKKDISIGPQFQATVPVLHLNRHSEKAYENEDQLLWDPNILPEREVEEFLYRAVKRRWDELSSSSLPEGEMVKDNEQALYELVKCNFNAEEALRRLRFNVKVIRDELCAWSEEECRNFEHGFRVHGKNFHLIQANKVRTRSVGECVEYYYMWKKSERYDYFTQQTRLGRKKYVLHPGATDYTDNDLDGGEVENASRSRSSPPIPSATSCLDSHFGQDQLAIESTEPLSVESTACSLGSMSESGQGYECSTPSETNCSFDPAEETSSGTLSASCTRHTVTPSDTGLFALPPAGPGLAEKQETLQSSGETITMDFTLPADINEGLPLIAGPVDLDRDPEAAVAPAQVSLSVTDFGLIGIGDVNSFLSAHQACSAPVARSEPLSQ; this is encoded by the exons ATGGCGGAG GCCTCGGTGGGCAGGCAGAGCCCGAGGGTGGTACCATACCCAGCCCACAGCCTATGTCCTGGAGAGCCCGGCCTTCAGAGCGCAGCAG TTGTGTCAATGGGCTCAGCTGATCATCGACTGAACCTAGCAGAGATCCTCTCACAGAACTATGGTGTAcgggaagaaagggaagaagaagatgatactcaggagaaacagaagtctttagaagagctggagaagagctTCAGTGCCTCTCAG AGCAGTGAAATGCCATTTGAGGAGCTGCTTGCACTTTATGGCTATGAGGCATCCGATCCCATTTCAGAGCAGGACAGCGAGAGCAATGACATTACTCCAAACCTCCCAGATATGACTCTGGATAAG GAACAAATAGCGAAGGATTTGCTTtcaggggaagaagaggagacGCAGTCTTCAGCTGACGATCTGACTCCATCCGTCACGTCCCACGATGCATCAGACCTATTCCCAAACCAGCCTGGCT CAAATAACTTCCTTGCTGATGAAGACAAAGAGCCCTGTTCATCTCCATGTGCTTCCTCCATGGCTGAGGAATCGGAGGAGGACTCCATGCCATCTAGCGAGTGTAAGAAG GACATCAGTATTGGACCTCAGTTCCAAGCCACCGTTCCCGTCCTCCACTTAAACAGGCACAGTGAGAAAG CCTATGAAAATGAAGATCAGCTGCTTTGGGACCCAAACATCCTACCTGAAAGAGAGGTTGAAGAGTTCCTATACCGTGCAGTGAAGCGGCGGTGGGACGAGCTGTCTAGCAGCAGCCTGCCAGAAGGAGAGATGGTGAAAGACAACGAACAG GCTTTGTATGAGCTGGTTAAATGCAACTTCAATGCAGAAGAGGCATTGCGGAGGTTACGGTTCAATGTGAAGGTGATCAGAG atGAGCTTTGTGCCTGGAGTGAAGAAGAATGTAGAAATTTTGAACATGGCTTCAGGGTCCATGGGAAAAACTTTCACCTTATCCAGGCAAACAAG GTCCGCACCCGGTCGGTGGGCGAGTGCGTGGAGTATTACTACATGTGGAAAAAGTCCGAGCGCTACGACTACTTCACCCAGCAGACTCGTTTAGGAAGGAAGAAGTACGTCCTCCACCCTGGAGCCAC GGATTACACCGACAACGATTTGGATGGGGGTGAGGTAGAAAACGCCAGTCGCTCTCGGAGCTCCCCACCCATTCCCTCTGCCACCAGCTGCCTGGACTCTCACTTTGGCCAAGACCAGCTAGCAATTGAGAGCACAG AGCCCCTGAGCGTGgagagcacagcctgcagcctggGCAGCATGAGTGAATCGGGACAGGGCTACGAGTGCAGTACTCCTTCAGAGACGAATTGTTCCTTTGACCCCGCAGAGGAGACCTCCTCGGGCAccctctctgcttcctgcacACGGCATACTGTCACCCCCTCGGACACGGGGCTCTTTGCTTTGCCACCAGCAGGACCGGGACTGGCAGAGAAGCAGGAGACGTTACAAAGCTCTGGTGAGACGATAACCATGGACTTCACTCTCCCTGCAGACATTAACGAGGGTTTGCCTTTAATTGCTGGCCCTGTGGATTTGGACAGAGACCCAGAGGCGGCGGTGGCCCCTGCGCAAGTGTCCTTATCGGTCACAGATTTTGGCCTCATTGGCATCGGAGATGTAAATAGTTTCCTGAGTGCTCATCAGGCCTGCTCAGCACCCGTGGCTCGGTCAGAGCCTTTGTCACAGTGA